The sequence below is a genomic window from Hippocampus zosterae strain Florida chromosome 15, ASM2543408v3, whole genome shotgun sequence.
AGAATGTTTCAGGAGCGAGGAGATGGAGCTTTCGTTCTTCCAAGCAGCCTTCCCTCCATCCTGCCTTCCTCGCCACGAGCCGTCTACTCTGCGGTGCTGCGCTGCCGGCTCCTCCATTGCTCGCCGCGGCTCCACTGCAGAGGAGGCGGAGCTCCATCCGCGATTGGGGACGGGATGGGCGTGGCTGTCTGCGGTCGCCGAAgcgaggttgtgtgtgtgtgtgttgggggggcacTGCACCAAGGCGATGCAGGGCAAAATGTGAAGGAACACGGCGGAGGGGGCGTATTGATGCCAAGCCATTCTTTCTCTCTCCATCACAAGGCTTCACACGTCAAAGTGCCTCCCCCGCCCCGACCTCCGCTATTCTGGCCTGCCGTGTTCAGCACGAGTGACAAGGCCggtcctacccccccccccccatacagaTGCCCTGAGGTCAATATCATCTGCCAGCAGACCAATAAGAAGTCCTCAAGGGTTCAGCGGCCACGCGAAGAGGCAACCGTTTTCTTCATTAAAGGAAAATATGATGACGTATGCCATTTGCTTCCCCTGCTAAAACTTTCTTGCCAACCCCCGTTTTTTCATCACTTATTAGTTTACACGTGCAATTTCGACCTGAAATCTGCATATGCGCCACCCATAATGTGTGAAACATCAAATGACAAGGTTGAAAAGAAGGGCTCCCTGACGGCCGATCAATAAAGCAATCTAAATTCTACTGGAGGAGTGCAAAAGCACATTGCGGGAAAGTAATAAATTGACCccggcgggcttttccctcaaccacatcatctgcacaaATCCCCCCAAAACAGGAGTTGAAGTGCACCTCATTGCCCATTCGAGATTTTGGGTCTCGTGACGTTTGCACGCCctatgatgtcatttccatCGCAAGCAGGGAAGGCATGAGAAACagacgcgcgcgtgtgtgtgtgtgtgtaccgtcCATCCTTTGGCTTTCTGGCTTTCGATGTCCTCAGGCAGTCCAGAACAAAACGCATCATGACTGCAGCGCTCGCCCTCGCATCCTCCGATCGTCGCCTCCGTCAACGATCGTACGGCGGGCTTGCACTCAGGTCAACAAGCGCACTCGCGCTCTTCTTCCCCCGCCTCTCCAAAACGCCTCCCGAGGTGAACGTCGAGTCGAAAGCATCCGGCGCGACGAGGAGAAATTCAAGCGAGAGTCGGAGCAACCAGACTACCGAAGAAAAAGCGTACGCTTCCTTTCGGGAACCTTCACAATAAAAAGACGCATCGACGACTCGGGAGCCGACAGTGACTCATTTTGACAGCATTTTACAAGAACGGCTCTTACTTTGAAAGAACAGCTCATCAGCGCCATTATTTGGGGGGATTAGCACAGGCTACCGTCATTTTAATGGGTACATTTCACTCTGGCACATTTGGACGAGAATAAAATGACATGGATAAGGAACACACCATTTGTAATCTTCAACCTAAGTACGCCGCTATCCTTTACAAGTATAGGTGGTAAGTTTAAAACTAGTTTAAAGCTAGTTTCttgctcggaaaaaaaaaccttttaggTACGATTATTGTCACCATTTTCTTCTATCTTGGCGATGCGTATATTTCATCTACAGTacagttgtttttgtcattgtgaagAATTCAAATCATGGGCTGCTGAAGCCCCCAAGCCACTTTTTGGAGCGACGCATGGAGAAGCTTCGAACAGATTTGTGATTGCGTTGACATTTCACCTAAGATGCAGACACACGCACAACTAATAATTCGGGCATTGAAGAGTTTCCATCAATCGTAACGGAGTAGTCCAACTCCAAAAAAGGTCGAGCGCTCGATGGGAAAACGTCAGCGTCCGTGTGACACTTGAATGTTCTTCTCAGGAATGGAGTTCTTCCTTTGGAAAAAGCCACAACACTGCCGCTTTTCGTTCCTTAACCCGAAGCCGCGCCTGATTTATTTGGCCGCGGGTCTTTTGGAGAAATGCGGTGGGGCGGAATGACGGTCGAGAGGGAGGAAAAGAGACACAAACGACTTCTCACTCGATTCATTTCCGCCGGCTTTTTTGTCAGGCAACGGAAGGCTCTCTGCGTCCGACTGACCGATGGAGCAAAGGTGAGGAATCCGCGGTTGCCGCCGGCTCGAGCGGTCCGCGGCGGTCACATCGTCCTGCCAACACAAGATTATTTCAGTCAAGGGTTTCCAAAAGAGCGGCCTATTTGTCGGGCGTTCTGCTCCGCGGTGTGTCGTCAACACCCGGGACCGGCCGCGTCGTGCGTTTCGTCTTGCCTTGACGAGGGGAAATCCGCGAGATTTCCTCCACGCCGCAGGTGGCTCCCGGACGACGATGGCGCATCGGAGGtggagggaggcgggggacagccgCCGATCTCTTGTACCAGgggacaaggaggaggagcagaagGCTGGCTAAGTGGATCGAAGTTTGGAAAGTGCGGCATGGAAGAGCCACGCGTTCCGATTTGGAATATTGGAAAGCGCCGACGTAGGTTGTCAGCGGACGGCCGTGGTTTGCAAACGCTTGCTGTGGACTTTGTGGGGCTCGGCGGGAGCGCTTCGGCGGAAGGCCGCgcggtggcagaagagacgccGGGTGCCGGCGACGTATTGTCGCCAGGAGGAGGAACCGTTGACATCTGGCTCTGAAGCACTTGCACGATAACCCCGATGTCTGCTGACATGCGCAATTCCAACCTAGAAAACACCAAATGAGCTCAATCACTTGCAGTTCAAATGGCGCCGATGGAGGGCCCAGCCACTTCGATTGAGATTCGATGCTCGACTTTCTTCAAATCAACCTTCACCGCGTAGCGTACGCTAACATTTTACACATAGGACAGAAATAGGACCTCTGCCCAACCAGACGTGAAAAACGGAGGCCGTCCTTTTCTGTGAAATGCAACGATGTGGACGGAAAAATACTctctagatagatagagagagtcAGACGGATCTATTCTGGTGACATAGAGGGCTGTTGGCCACCCCCCGAAAAAAATTGAACAGAAAGTCGATAAACATCACAAGTAAGATAGAATCGCTTTCTTGACCGACTTGAGTGCGTTTGAAAAAAGTAGCCgaaagtggccctttcatccttccGCATCGCTCTGCAGGCGGCCCTCAAAGCCAAAatcttggaccccccccccgccatacagtcgcagctttttttttgaaggcgcGGTACTGTATAATTGGATTGGATTTAATGTTTGTCGGCGTGACTTTTGAAAAACCTACCTGGTGAGTTGTTGCTGTAAAGTCTCCAGTCTGTTCTCTAACTCTTTCTTCTGCCCCCGAGCGATGGGAGGGGCAGGAGTGGGAGGTGCGCCGGAGGGCTCCTCAGATGGCCGACGGGGGGGCGAGGCCGAGCTCCGAACGCACGGGACCACTTCATATTTTTGCTCCGCTTTTGATGCCCAGAAGCTCAAGATGTCGGACACGCCTGAGAAAGATTTTTTATACAAATTCAGTcacggcaaaaacaaaaacaaagacaaagacgGTCCACTTTGGAGACATTCTACGAGCCTCTGAAAGACTGACGGGCCCTCTCTCTCATGCCGCTTTCAGGAGACTTGACGCGCGTCTCTGCGACGGCGGCGGCCGTCGAGAACTGAACTGGGCTGGCCGGTTCGGACTCTCCTGCCTCGATTTCACGAGGCGACGCTGGACCATACCTGCAGGAAGATGAACGGCGGTGACTGTGACGTCGTTGCAAATTCCACTCTCGGCGCGCAGACCTCCGGCACCATTGTAAAAACATGACGGAGGGTTCAAATCTTACAGCGTACGGTGCCGATGGTCTTTGGCGCGGCCGTGCTCACATTGCGCCCAATTAGTGTGTCTGGGAATGCATCGGTGGGCACCTCCGCCTCTCCTGGGGTCACCTATCAGGAGGTCACGGGCAGATAAGGGTAATCGCTCACAAACGCGGCGGCCGGAACGCCATCGCAGAGGCCTTCGGCACGGACAATCGCAGCGCCGACGTTCATGCTCAGTCGACTCGGGTACGCTATTCgtggaaaatgatgaaaatgagtCCTGAGTCACGGTGTCGCGATTGGCTCAAAATGCCAGTGTTGTTTTTTATCAGAATTTTTATCAGTTCCTTTTCAATCAAGTTTTCATTTATCATCATTCTGATTCTCTCTCAACGATAAGGAACAATTTTGTCCAGGCCGATGACCGAAATGCATCTCAAAGGAATTGGGCGACCCGTGTACTCGGAAGGTTCTGCTACTCTTGGAAGGAAGCGTCTGTGCATTTTTTGACTCAAGGACATCACTTTTTCTACGAAGACCTGAAGGAGTGGTACGCGGTCTCTGTTTTTTCCGCTGCGCTCGGCGGTCTTCACAGTCCGAGTCTTCCGCACTTAATAGTCCGGCAGGTTCATGATTCACCTGGACAGAAAGGCCATGTGAAACGTATGAGCCAAGCGGGGCGTTATCATGCAGTCGTTTGccaaatgtacattttacatACAAAACGCGTATCTACCTGTACttgtctaaaaatgaaaacacagtaTTATCCTTTGAAATGACAAACATACATCTCTGAGGTTAAAGGTGATCTCCAAGTTGGACCAGAAATAGTCAGAAAATTCTGGATACATGTCCAAAACctgcaaacacaaaacacatcatCGCGTTTGGCAAACATGAGATTGTTCTCCTTCAACTTTGCAGAAATATCTGCGATTAGGAGAGCACCTCAAGCATATCGTCTCGATGTATTTTGTGAAGATCGCAGTAGGTCAGAGCTCGCACATCTGCACTGGATTTCCCCGGCAAAGCGAAAAGATTGATTGGCTCCCCGAACACATCATTCTTTCCTGAAAAAGGAAGGAAATAAGTCAGTGGGTCACAGTGGAACCCCGTCACGGCCGACATGTTCgcacatttttcaaacatttagtcggtttttatttgtttgtcattaactgttttttgggggggggcggggttaatAGCGGTGGTCCACTGTATATGTCAATAAATGCTATTGTTGCCATCATATGACAACAAGCGCAATTTGGAGACGAGGCGGATCCACTCCGAGagagcaccccccgccccccctgcccccgtgTCAGCGAAACGAAGACTCACCGAGAATGGCAACCACCACGTCCCCTCTCAGAATCTCGATGGATCCTCTTGAGATGAAGTAGAGGGCAGATATCAGGTCTCCAGCATGTACCAGGGTGTCACCGGGGGGAGCGTGGGTGGTCTTAAACCTCATGGCCAGGGCCCTCAGACAGCCCCGAGTAGATCCTGAACAGCCGCAGCACACGATGCCAATTTCATCCATCTTGAGCGCTCATATTTTCAGACACGTTCACGTTAAACACACAACATGCGACAAATGCTGTCGAAACTGCAACGGCCGAGGTGGCGCGGGCAAAAATGACCTTTGAACGCTTTGCAGTTTTTCAACAGAGATCTGTTGAGGTGGAGACAAATATCTGCCTGAAGACACTCCGGGAAGCCTTTTAGCACCTGAGGGCGACAAAAGCGGACATGAGACCGCCATGGTCGGACCTCCGCTGGAGGCTGACGCTTGGAACATTTCGTTTCTCCAGCCTGCGCGCGGCAATTGCCAAGTCACAAGCCGAAGAGCGGCAGATACGGCAGGCACTCACCGCGTTCATGTCTATTCCGTTTGTGTAAGACCACGCGTGTTGGAAGTATTCCTCCAACCTCTGTCTCAAAGGGTTGGGAATCTGGTGGAAGCGGATAAACTCCCGAACTCGCATCATCTGAGCGTGGTAGCGCGCCGTCCCGGAGTACAGCCGCTGAATAATGGCCGACACGTTGCCAAATATGCTGGCGTACATCAGGGCTGTTGAGGAGGTTGAGCAAGAGACGGCGTCACTTTGCCGGGGTCGCCAAAAAGCCTGGCGGCGATCGGAAAGGGGCCGCGGCCCGGCGCTTCGCTGGCCAATCCGAAGGCCGCTCGGCTCTGCGGGACTCACCGCCAATCAGCATGACGGAGATGGAGAAGATCTTTTCCGAGTTGGTGTTTGGGGACACGTTGCCGAAGCCCACGCTGGTCAGACTGCTGAAAGTGAAATAAAGAGCCGTCACGTATTTATCCCGGATGGAGGGACCCGATCCCGCCGCGGACTCGTTGTACGGCCTTCCCAGCTGCTCCGCCAGAGTGTCCAACCAGCCGATGCCGGCGGAGGTGGACCGCTCCACGTTTCCGATGGCGTACCTGTGATCGAGCGACAGTGAATATGAGTCGCAAGTGGCGTGACATTcgacagaaaaggaaaaaaaaacgttttggaaATGCAGAATAAAAAGAGAGGAAGCGACCAAATGCAGGCAAGCCAGTGGGCGATGAGTGCAAAAGTACACATGAGGAGGAAGAGCACGGCCGCGCCGTACTCGGAATAACGATCCAACTTCCTGGCCACCCGCACCAGTCGCAGTAAACGAGCCGTCTTCAGCAAGCCGATGAGGGTGGTGGTCTGTCGGCGACAGGGGGGGAAGTGTCGACATTTGCATCAGGGACTACTGtgcggccccccccccaaaaaaaccccttcTTCCGTATGGTTCTAAACTGCGCTAATCGACAGCGAGCCCGTTGACttgactcattcagtaccagccaattctggaccaagtctgaaaagacgtttaaaaacgtctttgggagtgaatgagttaaggggcTCCGTGAGAACCTTCACTGGAACGCTTTGCTTAAGATGGCGGTTTTTGTttcggttgttgtttttcatcgtGCCGCCAATctcatcccccctccccctatcCACAACCCGGTCATTCCCTCCCTCCACCCTACCTCTCCCTCTCCCCTAACCACCTCCTCTCCTGAGCGGTAGATGAGGAGGTCAAAGGGAATGGCTGCCACCATGTCAATGAGGAACCAGCCCTTGAAGTAGTGCACGGCGATTCGTGCCGACTGGCTCACCACCTGAGAACACAAAGCATTTATCTTCAGGCGGGCACGGAAACCTAAACcggagcccaaaaaaacgacatgcgTCCCTCTCGCCCACTCAAGTCCAGGCATGTATTTGATACGATGAGTCAGGCGTGCCCGACCCGTTAGCGGTCAGCAATCTGCAATTACCGGATATCGGCGGTTTTGTCTTCTTCTGATTCAAAGTTAGTCTCATCCGCAATCGACCGATGGCGCTGACTCGCTTGAGCCTTGAAGGTAGCGAGTTTGCGACTTACGTGTGGACTTGCACGCACATGCCCGGGTGACTTCGCCCCACTCCTGCAAAACGGTGACTCACCTCATCGTTGGAGTTCACGTAGGTGGTCCTGAAGTTGATGACAATGTCAACGATGAACATGATGTCCACAATAAGATCCACGACATTGAGAGGAGAGCAGGAGTAACCGCATGTTTGCATGGCCGCTTCCTCCTGGTCGCTGGggtgacacagagagagagggagagagacgtGTGGTCATTTTTTCTTCGGAAAATGTCTCCGCCTTGGTCAAAATCCAGCAACAGCGCAATGATCAAGAACGACACTCCAGTTAAGGACAAGTTGAAATCAGAAGGTAAAGAGGGGGTGTTCCTGTCCCAAGCAATGCGCTCCCGCTACCGCCATCTCTTCATCTCCCCTCGTGGTGGATGAGGGGGGGTGCCACCTTTGTCTTACCAGGACGTTTTTTGCTCAGAGTCAAAATTTCCCTTTGGAAGAAAACGCAGCTCCCGGAAGGGAAATATAAAAGCCTAGATGGTGTCTTTGACATTGCGGCGCGTTCTCAGCAAGCCACCAAACACCTCCAGACGAGGCCCACCAGGGAAGAGGCTCCCGTAGCTTCATCAGAGAAAATGCATTCCTATACCCCGGTTCTTGTCGTATTTGCAGGTGAGGTCATGAGCGAGGGCGAGCGATAGAGACATCGCAATGCCGCTTGAAACGAAGAACATCCAAATGTAGAAATTCAGATCCGGTGTTGAGGAAGTTGATTTCGACAGGGTCGGAACGCGATCCAACACAACGAAATGGTCCAAACAAGACACCGATGTGGCCGTTGACCTACCTCAGTAAAAATGTCGCCGAATAAGGAGTGAATATTGCCGTGTAGATGACCAGGAGCAGAATGACCCAGTCCCAAACCGCTTTGAAGGGACTATAGTGGAGGATGGTCCACTTGTGGATGCGAGGAGTCTGCAACTTGTACTCCGGTAGCACATCTGCTCCAAGAGAAAGCACCTaaaaggagagggggggggttcaagTGTCAGTCCACGTGACACTTTCTCCtgtccactcactcactcactcactcactcactcactcactcactcactcactcactcactcactcactcactcactcactcactcactcactcacctgAGTTACTTTCTCAGTGACATTGTGGGTTTTGCCCATCAGTTTGCAAGGAGGTATGATTTCTCCCGCTGGAAGTGTCATCGA
It includes:
- the LOC127617013 gene encoding potassium voltage-gated channel subfamily H member 6-like, whose protein sequence is MPVRRGHMAPPNTFLDTIIRKFESQNRKFIIANAQVENCAIIFCNDAFCGLCGYSRAEVMQKACTCTFLYGPLTKRPAVAQMAKALLGAEERKVEITLYTKEGVCFHCLIDVVPVKNEDGRVIMFILNFELPADIRPANSSPARELSRVLRLPWLTLARRQRLGLFLGSFRSRTGVFSRDTDLSTPCADLPPLGHESVALEKLLSPPEREQLREAGAELLLWDKEKVRDEDAWRQSEGHGKRRDGHLWALKWEMSAEGGQSDAASADLPLLSSRAATRLNSNCGSFKLSSSLDDLKSYWQKERHFGHGSPATNRKSSAPAGTSDTHTACRTNTQMSHKADASMTLPAGEIIPPCKLMGKTHNVTEKVTQVLSLGADVLPEYKLQTPRIHKWTILHYSPFKAVWDWVILLLVIYTAIFTPYSATFLLSDQEEAAMQTCGYSCSPLNVVDLIVDIMFIVDIVINFRTTYVNSNDEVVSQSARIAVHYFKGWFLIDMVAAIPFDLLIYRSGEEVVRGEGETTTLIGLLKTARLLRLVRVARKLDRYSEYGAAVLFLLMCTFALIAHWLACIWYAIGNVERSTSAGIGWLDTLAEQLGRPYNESAAGSGPSIRDKYVTALYFTFSSLTSVGFGNVSPNTNSEKIFSISVMLIGALMYASIFGNVSAIIQRLYSGTARYHAQMMRVREFIRFHQIPNPLRQRLEEYFQHAWSYTNGIDMNAVLKGFPECLQADICLHLNRSLLKNCKAFKGSTRGCLRALAMRFKTTHAPPGDTLVHAGDLISALYFISRGSIEILRGDVVVAILGKNDVFGEPINLFALPGKSSADVRALTYCDLHKIHRDDMLEVLDMYPEFSDYFWSNLEITFNLRDVNHEPAGLLSAEDSDCEDRRAQRKKQRPRTTPSGDPRRGGGAHRCIPRHTNWAQCEHGRAKDHRHRTLYGPASPREIEAGESEPASPVQFSTAAAVAETRVKSPESGMRERARQSFRGVSDILSFWASKAEQKYEVVPCVRSSASPPRRPSEEPSGAPPTPAPPIARGQKKELENRLETLQQQLTRLELRMSADIGVIVQVLQSQMSTVPPPGDNTSPAPGVSSATARPSAEALPPSPTKSTASVCKPRPSADNLRRRFPIFQIGTRGSSMPHFPNFDPLSQPSAPPPCPLVQEIGGCPPPPSTSDAPSSSGSHLRRGGNLADFPSSRQDETHDAAGPGC